ACTCTGCAGCGAGCCCGAGCAGATAGGGGATCACGAATGCCCAGGTAATGCCCATCGCGCCATTCGCAATCAGAAACACGGTTTCATCAGCACTGAAATGCAACGCCCAAAAGCCGATAACGGTCACGACGAGCGCGATGGCCAGCGGCCCGGTTCGTCCAAGGCGGGTATGCAAGCCGACAACCATCAGCGCACCGACGATACCTATCCAGCCGGACAACGCCAGTGTCCACGTGATGAAACCAAGCTCCAGCGTTGCCTGTCGGGCGAGACCGATAATGAAGGCAAACAAACCCATGTTCGCGGCCTGAAACAGGAAGATCGCCAGCAAGGTCAACGCCAGCGGAACGACAGCGATGCCCTTGCCATCGATCGTCGACGCCGCGTTGGCAGCTCGCGGTCGATACTCCGCGAGAAACGGCAGCATCGCGAGGGTGACCAGGCTGAACGCGATCAGGGCGAGAAACAAAGCATCAGTACCGAACACGGGCACGAGGCGCGGCAGGTACAGATTGCCGAGGCCGCCCAGTCCGAACTGTACAACCAACAGCACACCAAAGGTCCGGTCCGGTTTGCTCGCGCGGGCGATGACAGCAAAGGCGATGCCCACCAGCGCACCGCCGATCATGCCGTGCAGAAATCGCGTCGGGATCATGATCTCGGGAACCGCGACCAGCATCGACAACAGGTCCATCGAGATCAGTCCGGCCAGCAGCCCGTAGGCGGTTGGTCGCCAGTGTATGCGCCTGATCAGAAAGACGACGATCAATGCGCCGCAGGCAGCGCCGTAAACATTCGCCGAACCGACGAAACCCGCCTCGCGCGGCGTAAAGCCAAGACCACCGATCAGGCCATCCACTATCGCGGGCATGATGTTGGCGTAGAACAAACCCGCCGTCGCCAGAAAGGACAAAAAGATACGTGCCGCCGCGCCGTCGGGGCTGACTCGCATTCGGCCGGTCGAACTCAGGGTGTCATTCACAGGCACATGTTCCTTATTTTGTTGGACTCAATGGCCGCTTCGCGCCAACGGTAAACGTAGCCATCCGCAAAGTGGTAGTAGACGGTATTGTTCGGAAACAGCACGACGGAAATGCCGCCGTGACCCGACATGAAAGGAACCCACACAGGCTTTTCGCAGCCAATGAATGCCGCGATATCGAGTCCCCAGAAACCATTGTTATAGCGGGTAGCAGCACTGCCTGCTTGCAGGCCTCGGTCGTCCGGGTTGCGTTGCAGGGCTGCATTGAGCATTGCCGGATCGAGCGAAATTCCGTCGGGCAATGGAGCGCCTGCCTGCAGCCAAACCCCGATACGCGCGATGTCGTCGGACTGGTATGACAAACCCCAGCCAAACAATGGCTGTGCGTAGTCATCGTCCGTCGTGCGGCTTGAACGAATGGCGGCACTCAGTGCCAGCGTATCCCACATTGGCTCAACCAGCAGTTGCCGGTAGATGTCCACGCGGCTTTGTGCGTTGCGTTCGAGCAGCGCACGCATCGCAGCACCTGCCACGTAAGTATCCGAGCTGTGATAGGCCCAGACCTTTCCCGGCTCCGCCTTGCGCGGAAAGTAGCTGCAGGCGAAGTCAATTTTTTCACGATGCGTTGGCGCATAGAGGAACGCGACATGCGCGGGCAATGCCTCGTCAACCTCCAGTGCCGTATCAAGGTAGCGCCCCGTCGCCAGATCAAGGGCATCCTCGATGGTGATGTCCTGCCAGCCCGCTTGTGCACATTCGGGCAGCAGTGTCGCCACACGGGTCTGTGCCGCGCCTGCTGCAATGACTTCCAGGCGCATTAATGCCAGCCCGGCAACGATGGATTTCGCGGTTGAGAATGAAGGCAGCAGCAGTTCATCGCAGTAGGGATAATCGCCGTACCGGGTCCGGCACGCACTGCGATAATGCTGGCCGTCCACAACCAGCCCGTATACCGTGCTGTCACGCGGCTCCATAGTGGCAACAGCGCCGAACTGCGCAGGATCAATGCCCGCCTTGAGTTCCGTCAGTGCCGCTATTTCCCGCACCGGCATTCGACGTTGCTGGTTTACATGGAACGCGGCAACGATTGCGGGTCGGCTGCGCTCGCTGTCAAACGTCATTCGGGCTTGCAATGTGCCCCACATATCAAACT
The DNA window shown above is from Woeseia oceani and carries:
- a CDS encoding serine hydrolase; its protein translation is MRSSFCSFLLLFAANAAADVLLVQDFEGDSIPGWRDSGSGTLQLTSYAGNTSLRLTKKKAVTLSLSTAGFSNVAVSVQLAADSLERSDRCFAEVSVDGGDQWSSVLEIGPDQADGVTLYSGSHSGDDLSDNDALQLRFRAAGKDNQDYCWADNVRISGSRASVGTARLSRAFLFGEQPLQRPLPMAQFAPSPHSVAAAQSGNGRLELDPASAAGFEVLQDRFNYLGNNGTARATFPAAILDWTQVDGFVIPQDQSVQRLDHPAWDIAFQTGRVWHSSSSSLELQYSLPFALVERDANCTHNGVLTWAVDAKGQASRVAYQIASETCAYFKFDMWGTLQARMTFDSERSRPAIVAAFHVNQQRRMPVREIAALTELKAGIDPAQFGAVATMEPRDSTVYGLVVDGQHYRSACRTRYGDYPYCDELLLPSFSTAKSIVAGLALMRLEVIAAGAAQTRVATLLPECAQAGWQDITIEDALDLATGRYLDTALEVDEALPAHVAFLYAPTHREKIDFACSYFPRKAEPGKVWAYHSSDTYVAGAAMRALLERNAQSRVDIYRQLLVEPMWDTLALSAAIRSSRTTDDDYAQPLFGWGLSYQSDDIARIGVWLQAGAPLPDGISLDPAMLNAALQRNPDDRGLQAGSAATRYNNGFWGLDIAAFIGCEKPVWVPFMSGHGGISVVLFPNNTVYYHFADGYVYRWREAAIESNKIRNMCL
- a CDS encoding MFS transporter yields the protein MNDTLSSTGRMRVSPDGAAARIFLSFLATAGLFYANIMPAIVDGLIGGLGFTPREAGFVGSANVYGAACGALIVVFLIRRIHWRPTAYGLLAGLISMDLLSMLVAVPEIMIPTRFLHGMIGGALVGIAFAVIARASKPDRTFGVLLVVQFGLGGLGNLYLPRLVPVFGTDALFLALIAFSLVTLAMLPFLAEYRPRAANAASTIDGKGIAVVPLALTLLAIFLFQAANMGLFAFIIGLARQATLELGFITWTLALSGWIGIVGALMVVGLHTRLGRTGPLAIALVVTVIGFWALHFSADETVFLIANGAMGITWAFVIPYLLGLAAEFDLTGQMAALGGFASKMGLASGPLVAGMLLGPGENYGLLINVGIAVLLASMVAGVMPALRQDRLARNGG